GGTAAAATAACTCCAGTTCATTATTCTCAACCGCCCGGCGCAGATCGGTTTCAATCTGCAGATTGCGCAGGGCCTGCTCAGACATTTGCCGGGTGAAAAAGGCGTAGTCGTTGCGGCCATTGCGCTTCACCTGGTACATGGCTTGGTTGGCGTTGCCGAGCAGGGTGTCGACATCGGTTTCCCCTTGTGGAGCAATGGCGATGCCGATACTGACACTGGTAAACAGCTCCTGATGGTTGATCGTCAGGGGCTCGCTCAGACGCTTGAGGAGAATGTCAGCATTGAGGCGCAATGCCGATGCGCTGGTTTTGTCCGGAATAACAATGACAAATTCATCGCCGCCGAGCCGCGCCACGATCTGGCGGTCATTGATGTGCTCTTTGAGGCGTTGAGCGATCTGTTCCAACACCTGGTTGCCAACTTTGGAACCCAGAGTGTCGTTGATCTGTTTGAAGTGATCCAGATCCAAGGAAAACACCGCCAGCGGCGTGTTGTCCTGCTGGCTGATTTTCAGAGCTTGGCGCAATAAAATTTCCAGTCCGCTACGATTGGGTAGCTGGGTCAAGGTGTCTTCATAGGCCAACTGGCGGATGCGCTGTTCATCGCGTTGCTTCTCCGTCATATCCACCATCACTACCTGACTGCACAGAAATGCGCCGTTGACATTGTAGTGTGTTGTGGCAGACAGCAGTATCTCATGAACCACGCCCTGCTTGCTGATCATCTGAAGAGGAACATCCTTGACTGAGCCTGAGATGACAAGTTTTGCGTGAATTTCATCGCGGCCGCGCCGACGCGACTCCTCGGTGAAAAACTCATTGATGGATCGACCGAGAACTTCGTGGCGTTCATAGCCGAGAACACGTAGCCAGTGATCGCTGACGTGGAGAATTTTGCCATGATCGTCCATGCTGTGCAGCATGATTGGAGCGGTATGATACAAGCGCAGGAAATGACTGTCGTCTGCCAACATGCGACTGCGGCGGCGACTGTTGTAGCGTCGAATCGTCAGTGGCAGCAGCGCACCCAGTAAAAACGGAAACAGGTGGATGGTCCACGGAGAGGTGGGTTGGTCAAGCAGGTGCCGACTCGCGACTGACAGCACGACAAAAAACAGCCCTGCCAGAATTGATGGCGTATTTCTGATCAATAGAGTGCGCATAGAATACAAAGACATAGAACATCCGTGTTCTTTATGAATGGCTGTTTTAGCAGCAGATTCAGACGTGCAACATAGCATAAATCCAGTACTTAACCTATCTTTTTGACAGAGCCCGGCCAATAAATCAACTTGACTTTTGTAACTGTTGGCGCTACTATCCGCGCTCCGACATGGCTCATGTTGGGGTATGAAACAAGGAAAGTGAGGTGATTTTTCGTGGAAATTCAAGTTCTTGACAACAACGTTGAAAAGGCGATTCGCGTTCTCAAGCGTAAATTGCAACAAGAGGGACTTTTCCGTGAAATGAAGCAGCGCAAGTTTTACGAGAAACCGAGCGTAAAACGCAAGCGTAAGGAAAAAGAAGCTCAACGTCGTCTGCGCAAAAAAATGCGCATGATGAACACGGACTGATCACCTGTCCAGATATGGGTACGATGAAAGAGGCGAACAGCTTATGCAGTTCGCCTCTTTCTTTTTTTCGTCCCGTCCTGAAATACGTCTCCAAGGTGTAAACTTATTTCAGGACGGGACAGTGAAACAAGAACGGCCCGCAGAATTACTCTGCGGGCCGTTCTTGTTGACTTGATTGTCGTTGTGATTAACGCGGCAGAGTCGGCAGGTTGAGGCCGACAATCTCCTTGAGCAGGCCGACGACCTGGCAGCTGTAACCGTATTCGTTGTCGTACCAGACATAGAGCACGCAGCGGTCACCGTCGACGATGGTGGCCAGGGAATCAACCACACCGGCGTACTGAGAACCGACAAAGTCGGAAGAGACGACTTCGGGCGAGTTGGTGTAGTCGATCTGATCCTGCAGCGGTGAGTCGAGGGACACGTCGCGCAGGTGGGTGTTGAGCTCTTCAACCGTGGTGCCTTTTTTCAGGGTCAGGTTGAGGATCGCCATGGACACGTTGGGGGTCGGCACGCGGATGGCGTTGCCGGTCAGTTTGCCGGCCAGTTCGGGCAGGGCTTTGGCAACCGCTTTTGCCGCACCGGTCTCGGTGAGAACCATGTTCAACGGGGCACCACGGCCACGGCGGGGCTTGTTGTGGTAGTTGTCGATGAGGTTCTGATCGTTGGTGTAGGAGTGGCAGGTCTCAACGTGGCCACTGATAATGCCGAACTTGTCTTCAACCGCTTTGAGTACTGGCACGATGGCATTGGTGGTGCAACTGGCAGCGGAGTAGATCTCTTTTTCCTGAGCGATCAGCTCGTTGTTAACACCGAAAACAATGTTGGGGATGTCGCCTTTGCCGGGAGCGGTGAGGATAACCTTGGAAACGCCCTTGGCTTTGAGGTGGCGACCGAGACCTTCGCGATCACGCCATTTGCCGGTGTTGTCGATGACGATGGCGTTGTTGATGCCGTACTCGGTGTAATCGATATTTTCCGGAGCATCGGAGTAGATAATCTTGATCATGTTGCCGTTGGCGATGATCGCATTTTGCTCTTCATCGACCTTGATAACGCCCTGGAAACGGCCGTGAACGGAATCACGACGCAGCAGACTGGCGCGCTTGCACAGATCGTCTTCGCTGCCTTTGCGAACAACGGCAGCACGAACGCGCAGCTTGTTGCCGCCGCCGGTTTGCTCAATGAGGATACGCGCCAGCAGGCGACCGATACGGCCGAAACCGTAGAGGACGACATCACGCGGCTCGTCGAGAACCGTTGCGATGCCGGTGTTGATCTCGGCCAGCTCTTTGGCGACAAAGTCGGCGACACTCAGGCCATTGCCCTGTTGCTCGTAGCGGTGGGTGAGCTTGCCAATGTCGACCTTGCCGGGGGCCAGTTCGAGGTTGTTAACAGCTTCAAGAATGGGAAAACTGTCGCGAACGGAAATTTCGCTGTCAAGGATCTGGCGGGCAAAACGGTGGGCGCGCAAGATGCCAACAGGCGTCCTGTTGACCAGGGTGCGGCCGTAGATGTTGATGTTGACGCCTTGATTACGGTACAGGCTGCCGATAATCGGTACCATTTGTTCCGCTAAATCGACGCGTTCTGTCCAGTCGTTTAAATATTCTTCCGCCTTGTTGCTCTCCATGCCAGCCCCTTTGATGTAAATATGAGATGAATTGAGTGGTGGTTTTTTATGTCGGTCCAACCCGACATCTATAAGGATAAACGCGCGTATCCTAATAGAAATTGGGCGGTTTTTCAACCGTTTTGTCATACGATGTTCTATTTTTGAGCGATAGCGGACAACTGACCGCAAGCATGGTATGTTTATACCTTATGTTCGACCCGGGTTCGGTAAATTGTAAACGTGATTTGAATGCGTTTGTGCTGGACTTGATTTACAGTCACTGATAATTAATGTCTCTGATATCGTTATTGTTTTTAACCATCTGGAGGAGTTTCTATGGCAGACAAAACGCATTATACCGAACTTGGTCTGGTCAATACTCGTGACATCTTTAAAAAAGCGGTCAGCGGTGGCTATGCCATCCCGGCGTACAATTTTAACAATATGGAGCAACTCCAGGCGATTATTCACGCCAGTATTGAAACCAATTCTCCCGTGATTATTCAGGTGAGTAATGGGGCGCGTAATTACGCCAATGCCACCATGTTGCGCTGGATGGCAAAAGGAGCTGTGGAAATGGCACGTGAGATGGGATCGCAGGTGCCTATCTGCCTGCATCTGGATCACGGCGATTCGTTTGAGTTGTGTCAGGCGTGTATTGACTCTGGTTTTTCTTCAGTCATGATCGATGGCTCCCATCTCCCTTATGAGGAGAATGTCGCATTAACCCGCAAGGTGGTGGAGTATGCCCATCAGTTTGATGTGACCGTCGAAGGTGAGCTTGGTGTTCTGGCCGGTATTGAAGATGAAGTTCAGTCCGAGCATTCCACGTATACCCAACCCGATGAAGTGGAAGACTTTGTCAAGAAAACCGGAGTAGACTCGCTGGCTATCTCCATCGGTACCAGCCATGGTGCGTATAAGTTCAAGCTGGCTGAAGGTGAAGAGGTGCCGCCGTTGCGTTTTGATATCCTTAAAGAGATTGAGCAGCGCATCCCCGGGTTTCCCATTGTTTTGCACGGGGCTTCCAGTGTCGTGCAGAGCTACGTGCAACTGATTAATCAGTATGGCGGCCATCTCGACGGGGCTGTCGGGGTTCCTGAAGAGCAACTGCGGCAGGCGGCTGCCAGTGCCGTGTGCAAGATCAATATCGATTCGGACGGTCGTCTGGCCATGACTGCCAAGGTTCGTGAGTATCTGGCCAACAATGCTGAAGAGTTTGACCCGCGTAAATATCTCGGCGCTGCACGCAGTGAACTGATTGCGCTGATGAAGCATAAAAATGAAACCGTTCTGGGCAGTGCTGGGAAAGCATGATCTGTTAGATGTCTATTTCCCTTGTCATTTTTAGTGTTTACGCAATTCTGGTGGTTGCATTTGCATTGTAAATGCACTAGAGTAAATAGAACTAAAGCGGTAATCAATTAACCGGTAAACAGTATCAGGAGATTTTCATGATCAGTGATTCCATGACCAAAGCGCTCAACGAGCAAATGAACTTCGAGTTTTATTCCGCCAATATTTACCTGTCGTTGAGTGCCTATTGTAACTTCAAGGGACTGGATGGCTTTGCCAACTGGTTTTACAACCAGTATCAAGAAGAGATGATCCATGCCATGAAGTTCTACCATTACATTCTCGATCAGAGCCAGCCGGTGGAGCTCGACCAGTGTCCCAAGCCTGAGAATGATTTTGGTACCCCGTTGGAGATGTTCCAGACCACGTTGGGCCACGAGCAGGAAGTGACCAAGCGTATCTACTCCCTGGTTGATCTGGCGCTTGATGAGCGTGACCATGGCACCAATTCATTTTTGCAATGGTTTGTCACCGAGCAGGTGGAAGAGGAAGCAACGGTCAACAGCATTATCGACAAACTGAAGCTTGTTGAAGGGACCGGCAACGGTATTTTTATGCTCAACAATGAGTTGGGGCAGCGTCAAGCTCCGGCGGCAACGGTTTAATACGTCACGGTCAGGTGACCTGTTTTCGGAACACCTGTTTTTTTCACGCATCCAGAAGGAGGGAATACATGGAAAAGTATGTTTGCACGGCCTGTGGTTATGTGTACGATCCTGCTGAGGGAGATCCCGATTCCGGTATTGATCCG
The Desulfuromonas acetoxidans DSM 684 genome window above contains:
- a CDS encoding glyceraldehyde-3-phosphate dehydrogenase produces the protein MESNKAEEYLNDWTERVDLAEQMVPIIGSLYRNQGVNINIYGRTLVNRTPVGILRAHRFARQILDSEISVRDSFPILEAVNNLELAPGKVDIGKLTHRYEQQGNGLSVADFVAKELAEINTGIATVLDEPRDVVLYGFGRIGRLLARILIEQTGGGNKLRVRAAVVRKGSEDDLCKRASLLRRDSVHGRFQGVIKVDEEQNAIIANGNMIKIIYSDAPENIDYTEYGINNAIVIDNTGKWRDREGLGRHLKAKGVSKVILTAPGKGDIPNIVFGVNNELIAQEKEIYSAASCTTNAIVPVLKAVEDKFGIISGHVETCHSYTNDQNLIDNYHNKPRRGRGAPLNMVLTETGAAKAVAKALPELAGKLTGNAIRVPTPNVSMAILNLTLKKGTTVEELNTHLRDVSLDSPLQDQIDYTNSPEVVSSDFVGSQYAGVVDSLATIVDGDRCVLYVWYDNEYGYSCQVVGLLKEIVGLNLPTLPR
- a CDS encoding class II fructose-bisphosphate aldolase; the protein is MADKTHYTELGLVNTRDIFKKAVSGGYAIPAYNFNNMEQLQAIIHASIETNSPVIIQVSNGARNYANATMLRWMAKGAVEMAREMGSQVPICLHLDHGDSFELCQACIDSGFSSVMIDGSHLPYEENVALTRKVVEYAHQFDVTVEGELGVLAGIEDEVQSEHSTYTQPDEVEDFVKKTGVDSLAISIGTSHGAYKFKLAEGEEVPPLRFDILKEIEQRIPGFPIVLHGASSVVQSYVQLINQYGGHLDGAVGVPEEQLRQAAASAVCKINIDSDGRLAMTAKVREYLANNAEEFDPRKYLGAARSELIALMKHKNETVLGSAGKA
- a CDS encoding ferritin, translated to MISDSMTKALNEQMNFEFYSANIYLSLSAYCNFKGLDGFANWFYNQYQEEMIHAMKFYHYILDQSQPVELDQCPKPENDFGTPLEMFQTTLGHEQEVTKRIYSLVDLALDERDHGTNSFLQWFVTEQVEEEATVNSIIDKLKLVEGTGNGIFMLNNELGQRQAPAATV
- a CDS encoding putative bifunctional diguanylate cyclase/phosphodiesterase, which encodes MSLYSMRTLLIRNTPSILAGLFFVVLSVASRHLLDQPTSPWTIHLFPFLLGALLPLTIRRYNSRRRSRMLADDSHFLRLYHTAPIMLHSMDDHGKILHVSDHWLRVLGYERHEVLGRSINEFFTEESRRRGRDEIHAKLVISGSVKDVPLQMISKQGVVHEILLSATTHYNVNGAFLCSQVVMVDMTEKQRDEQRIRQLAYEDTLTQLPNRSGLEILLRQALKISQQDNTPLAVFSLDLDHFKQINDTLGSKVGNQVLEQIAQRLKEHINDRQIVARLGGDEFVIVIPDKTSASALRLNADILLKRLSEPLTINHQELFTSVSIGIAIAPQGETDVDTLLGNANQAMYQVKRNGRNDYAFFTRQMSEQALRNLQIETDLRRAVENNELELFYQPQTCSKEGKVTALEALIRWRHPNFGLLSPMQFIPIAETSGQIIQIGHWVFRQACEQAQAWKRPRMGTRYGVPIKYFPHRQFLGPSLFIGQGPNTLHSKETRQLDSRRANSDLGGFTRNPLPSSGNSR